The following coding sequences lie in one Changpingibacter yushuensis genomic window:
- the metX gene encoding homoserine O-acetyltransferase MetX encodes MTDAEPIGDFDTGYRPAPTPHLPASGAWFEGDDPGERQFLGLGGIELELGGRLPDVRMAYETWGTLNSDASNAILLCHALTGDSHAASSSNQGGWWADIVGPGKALDTTTHFVVCPNVLGGCQGTTGPSSTAPDGRPWGSRFPEVTMRDMVNAEAKLADLLGIQKWALIAGASFGGNLVMEWAASYPERTGAIAVLVSGPASTAEQIAYAHFQKEAILHDPKWRGGDYYDARDDQGPTEGLGLARKIAHMSYRCAPELDTRFARTPQDGEDPLHGGRYAVESYLDYHAYKLAARFDANSYLVITQAFMTHDIGRGRGGVESVLPTLTMPALVAEVDSDRLFYPASMRELADALPGCKGIATVHSRHGHDGFLIENDQVTHILTHFLRGLGGAAAHLPEDFTRSVSHP; translated from the coding sequence GTGACTGACGCAGAGCCGATCGGCGACTTTGACACCGGGTACCGCCCAGCGCCCACGCCGCATCTGCCCGCCTCCGGCGCATGGTTCGAAGGCGACGATCCCGGTGAGCGTCAGTTCCTTGGCCTCGGCGGAATCGAGCTCGAGCTGGGCGGGCGCCTACCTGACGTCCGCATGGCCTATGAGACTTGGGGAACTCTCAATTCAGACGCCTCGAATGCCATCCTGCTCTGCCACGCGCTAACCGGTGACTCCCATGCGGCGAGCAGCTCCAACCAAGGCGGCTGGTGGGCGGATATCGTGGGGCCCGGAAAGGCTCTGGACACCACCACACACTTCGTCGTGTGTCCGAATGTTCTGGGCGGGTGTCAGGGCACAACCGGACCTTCCTCCACTGCGCCGGACGGCAGGCCGTGGGGATCGCGCTTCCCTGAGGTGACGATGCGCGACATGGTTAATGCAGAGGCCAAGCTGGCTGATCTTCTGGGCATCCAGAAATGGGCACTTATCGCCGGCGCATCGTTCGGTGGGAACCTCGTCATGGAGTGGGCAGCATCCTACCCTGAGCGAACGGGCGCGATCGCCGTCCTGGTCTCCGGCCCCGCGAGCACGGCAGAACAGATTGCATACGCACACTTCCAGAAGGAAGCGATTCTCCACGATCCCAAGTGGCGCGGCGGCGACTATTACGACGCCCGAGATGATCAAGGACCCACCGAAGGTCTAGGCCTTGCCCGGAAGATTGCCCACATGAGTTATCGGTGTGCACCCGAACTGGACACCCGATTCGCCCGCACTCCGCAGGATGGTGAGGATCCCCTTCACGGCGGTCGCTACGCGGTGGAAAGCTACCTCGACTACCACGCCTACAAGCTCGCAGCCCGCTTTGATGCCAACTCGTATCTGGTCATCACCCAGGCCTTCATGACCCATGACATTGGCCGCGGCCGCGGCGGGGTTGAGAGCGTTCTGCCCACGCTCACCATGCCGGCCCTCGTTGCCGAAGTAGATTCGGACAGACTCTTCTATCCGGCTTCAATGCGCGAACTCGCCGATGCCCTGCCAGGTTGTAAAGGCATCGCGACTGTCCATTCCCGTCATGGCCACGACGGCTTCCTCATTGAGAATGACCAAGTGACCCACATCCTCACCCATTTCCTCCGCGGTCTAGGAGGCGCCGCGGCGCACCTACCCGAAGACTTCACCCGGTCTGTTTCCCACCCGTAA
- a CDS encoding NlpC/P60 family protein, whose product MAHQSIRRWVAALAVSALTAGVFATPAFADDASEDQLNEAKTAQSQTSQSIAGLEVSLAQLAAQSNELGTKVAQAQAASIAAQRSLTDAIGDAAAAHEAAEQAAAKADAAKDELGRISTAMYRDGAGSISGAAYLLGADSLQDANNRARAYGLVGEDANKAVQQYEALQSVADTMQAEAEKKTAAQQKAADAAQSAEDAVTSAKSDVDSQAAGIASQRSDLIAQLAVQKGTTEAIETQLQEQKEASAKAEAKVEQEKIVQAAEKEATRDTPNSPSTPAATQPSTTTTTKAPAPSSSATTPKPAATTPKPAATTPSPAATTPKATAAPTPTATTTTQPSGGTSSGSATGKAIVNFAMGYVGVPYVWAGTTPSGWDCIGFVRYVYKQFGVSIGGYTTSVLSVGTRVSYANVQPGDILYWPGHVAISIGNGQNVGAWNESWGTRVGKDSWVGSNPIVIRVFR is encoded by the coding sequence GTGGCACATCAGAGTATTCGGCGTTGGGTGGCAGCCCTTGCAGTTTCAGCACTGACCGCTGGCGTTTTCGCGACTCCGGCCTTCGCTGACGATGCCAGCGAGGACCAACTCAACGAGGCAAAGACCGCGCAATCCCAAACAAGCCAATCGATTGCAGGTCTCGAAGTCAGCTTGGCTCAGCTTGCAGCGCAGAGCAATGAACTCGGCACCAAGGTTGCTCAGGCACAGGCCGCGTCGATCGCAGCCCAGCGTTCACTCACCGATGCGATTGGCGACGCCGCTGCGGCGCACGAAGCAGCCGAACAAGCCGCCGCCAAAGCCGATGCAGCTAAGGACGAACTGGGGCGCATCTCCACCGCGATGTACCGAGACGGCGCTGGTTCAATCTCTGGGGCGGCATATCTCTTGGGCGCTGATTCTCTCCAAGATGCAAACAACCGGGCGCGCGCTTATGGACTTGTTGGTGAGGATGCCAACAAGGCAGTGCAGCAGTATGAAGCCCTACAATCTGTGGCCGATACAATGCAAGCAGAGGCAGAGAAGAAGACCGCCGCACAGCAGAAAGCTGCAGATGCGGCCCAGTCAGCCGAAGATGCTGTGACCTCAGCAAAGAGCGATGTGGATTCTCAGGCTGCCGGTATCGCAAGCCAACGGTCAGACCTCATCGCACAGCTCGCTGTTCAAAAGGGGACCACTGAGGCCATTGAGACTCAGTTGCAGGAGCAGAAGGAAGCTTCCGCCAAGGCTGAAGCCAAAGTTGAGCAAGAAAAGATTGTTCAAGCAGCTGAGAAAGAAGCGACCCGGGATACGCCAAACTCGCCTAGCACTCCTGCGGCAACGCAACCCTCGACAACCACAACAACAAAAGCTCCTGCGCCGAGTTCATCAGCTACAACTCCAAAACCTGCAGCCACAACTCCAAAACCTGCAGCCACAACGCCTAGTCCAGCCGCTACCACTCCCAAGGCAACGGCTGCTCCGACTCCAACGGCTACCACCACCACACAACCTTCTGGTGGCACGAGTTCGGGTTCAGCAACCGGCAAGGCCATTGTGAACTTTGCGATGGGCTACGTTGGAGTGCCGTACGTGTGGGCGGGGACCACGCCCTCCGGGTGGGACTGCATTGGCTTTGTACGCTATGTCTACAAGCAGTTTGGTGTGAGCATTGGTGGCTACACCACATCGGTCCTATCGGTTGGCACAAGGGTCTCTTACGCCAACGTTCAGCCGGGAGACATCCTGTACTGGCCGGGTCACGTAGCTATCAGTATTGGTAACGGCCAAAACGTGGGAGCCTGGAACGAAAGCTGGGGAACCCGCGTGGGTAAGGACAGCTGGGTGGGATCAAACCCAATTGTGATTCGCGTGTTTAGGTGA
- a CDS encoding O-acetylhomoserine aminocarboxypropyltransferase/cysteine synthase family protein has product MTTNTWGFDTLQIHAGHTPDSDFGARALPIYQTTSYVFKDAEQAAGRFALTDAGPIYTRLTNPTSGAIEDRIAALEGGAAGLLLASGEAAEFYTLVNLAQAGHNIVASPSLYGGTYNLLKTTLKQFGIETRFVEDPDDPENWRALVDENTRALYGESIPNPKGDILDLEALADIAHANGIPLVVDNTVGTPYTVRPLEWGADIVVESATKFLGGHGTSIAGVVVEKGDFNWDNGKFPLLSEPDESYNGLAFSRIGPGAFVTRIRATLLRDTGAVISPFNAFLVGLGVETLSLRMERHLTNAKAVAEFLDKHPGVAHVQYSGLVSSPYYELAQKYTPKGAGSVFTFNLDGGRDAGIAFIDALQLFSNLANIGDAKSLAIHPASTTHSQMDDDELAASGIDAGTIRLSVGIEDIKDIVADLERGLAAAANVTRAAA; this is encoded by the coding sequence ATGACTACCAACACCTGGGGTTTCGATACCCTTCAGATCCATGCAGGCCACACCCCAGATTCCGATTTCGGGGCACGTGCACTGCCGATTTACCAAACAACGTCCTACGTCTTTAAGGATGCGGAGCAAGCCGCCGGCCGATTCGCACTGACGGACGCCGGCCCGATCTACACCCGGCTCACCAATCCCACCTCGGGCGCAATCGAGGATCGCATTGCCGCCCTTGAGGGTGGCGCAGCGGGCCTCCTGCTCGCCTCAGGCGAAGCCGCCGAGTTCTACACCCTAGTCAACCTCGCCCAAGCAGGCCACAATATTGTCGCCTCGCCGTCGCTATATGGCGGCACGTACAACCTATTGAAGACAACTCTCAAGCAGTTCGGCATCGAAACCCGCTTTGTGGAAGATCCCGACGATCCCGAGAACTGGCGTGCTCTTGTAGATGAGAACACCCGCGCCCTGTACGGCGAATCCATTCCCAACCCAAAGGGCGACATCCTTGACCTCGAGGCCCTAGCCGACATCGCGCACGCCAACGGCATTCCGCTGGTCGTAGATAACACCGTAGGCACCCCATACACGGTTCGCCCACTCGAATGGGGAGCAGACATCGTGGTGGAATCGGCCACGAAGTTCCTAGGCGGTCACGGAACCTCAATTGCGGGCGTCGTCGTGGAAAAGGGCGATTTCAACTGGGACAACGGGAAGTTCCCCCTGCTCTCCGAACCGGACGAAAGCTACAACGGACTCGCATTCTCGCGCATCGGACCTGGCGCGTTCGTTACCCGCATCCGCGCCACGTTGCTGCGCGATACGGGCGCCGTTATCTCGCCATTCAACGCGTTCCTCGTAGGCTTGGGAGTAGAGACGCTTTCGCTGCGGATGGAGCGGCATCTCACCAACGCCAAGGCCGTAGCGGAGTTCCTCGACAAGCACCCCGGCGTAGCTCACGTCCAATACTCGGGTCTGGTTTCCTCGCCGTACTACGAACTGGCACAGAAGTACACGCCGAAGGGAGCAGGCTCCGTGTTCACCTTCAACCTTGACGGTGGGCGCGACGCCGGCATCGCCTTCATTGATGCTCTCCAGCTGTTCTCCAACCTCGCGAACATCGGCGATGCGAAGTCGTTGGCTATTCACCCGGCTTCGACCACCCATTCTCAGATGGACGACGACGAACTCGCAGCCAGCGGTATTGACGCCGGCACGATCCGTTTGTCGGTTGGGATCGAAGACATCAAGGATATCGTCGCCGATCTCGAGCGCGGCCTCGCAGCGGCAGCCAACGTCACGCGGGCAGCGGCCTGA
- the hpt gene encoding hypoxanthine phosphoribosyltransferase, which translates to MEARDLNDDLDQVLITAEQIDSRLTELAAQIDGEYEGKEPLLVGVLRGAAMVMANLALKMRSPIQMDWMAVSSYGSGTKSSGVVRILKDLDTDLVGRDVIIVEDIIDSGLTLSWLKANLESRGPNSVKIVTLLRKPDAAKVKLDVDYVGFDLPNEFLVGYGLDYAERYRNLDCIGTLAPHVYGG; encoded by the coding sequence ATGGAAGCTCGTGACCTCAACGACGACCTTGACCAAGTACTTATCACCGCAGAGCAGATCGATTCTCGGCTAACGGAACTTGCTGCTCAAATTGATGGCGAGTACGAGGGTAAGGAGCCTCTACTCGTTGGTGTTTTACGTGGTGCGGCTATGGTGATGGCCAATCTTGCGCTGAAGATGCGCAGCCCAATTCAGATGGATTGGATGGCTGTTTCCTCCTACGGATCAGGCACGAAGTCTTCCGGAGTGGTGCGCATCCTCAAGGATTTGGATACTGACCTTGTGGGTCGCGACGTCATCATTGTGGAAGACATCATCGATTCGGGTCTGACTCTTTCTTGGCTGAAGGCAAACCTCGAATCCCGCGGGCCCAACTCCGTCAAGATCGTGACGCTCCTGCGTAAGCCGGACGCCGCAAAGGTCAAGCTCGACGTGGATTATGTGGGGTTCGATCTCCCCAATGAATTCTTAGTGGGCTACGGGCTCGACTACGCGGAGAGGTACAGGAATCTCGACTGCATCGGTACGCTCGCACCGCACGTCTATGGAGGGTGA
- a CDS encoding zinc-dependent metalloprotease has product MALINSDLTGRVSAFLAGPGPSIDQRTGHGVVAQLHAQALRAPHIVSDIAHLDSAANLDVPVLVVSRQSWSKVVADSFEDLFGGVSEQNWLEAAALSTGLGASLAVMARSTLGQFLPFGGESTDGGRGRLLLVAPNILAFQRTYGLDRRDLALWVSVHELTHAAQFAAAPWLEGFIVSRARSLLQAQRDGEQIVLTDGAGGEVSAVMSLLEGHAEHVMNAVPIAQMPGKNRLIAAIGQRRSSGGALKRAINRSMGLQAKLSQYSSGATFVAEVVKAVGYDGLNAVWESPLNAPSLEEIAAPQAWINRMR; this is encoded by the coding sequence ATGGCGCTCATCAATTCCGATCTGACAGGGCGGGTATCGGCATTTCTGGCAGGTCCTGGACCCTCTATCGACCAGCGAACGGGCCACGGGGTGGTTGCGCAACTGCACGCCCAAGCCTTGCGAGCTCCCCACATTGTCAGCGATATAGCGCACCTTGATTCGGCGGCAAACCTTGACGTTCCTGTGCTCGTGGTCTCCCGGCAGAGTTGGTCGAAGGTGGTTGCAGACTCGTTTGAGGACCTGTTCGGTGGAGTAAGCGAACAGAATTGGCTCGAGGCGGCCGCGCTCTCCACGGGGCTGGGCGCCTCGTTGGCCGTGATGGCTAGGTCAACACTTGGCCAGTTCTTGCCGTTCGGCGGCGAATCGACCGACGGGGGCCGCGGGCGCCTCCTGTTGGTTGCGCCTAACATACTTGCCTTCCAACGCACATATGGTTTGGACCGCCGTGACTTGGCGCTCTGGGTCAGTGTGCACGAACTCACCCATGCCGCCCAGTTCGCGGCCGCTCCTTGGCTCGAAGGATTCATCGTCTCGCGCGCCCGTAGCTTGCTTCAGGCACAGCGGGACGGCGAGCAGATTGTGCTCACAGATGGCGCGGGCGGTGAGGTTTCTGCTGTGATGAGCCTCTTGGAAGGGCACGCCGAACACGTCATGAATGCGGTACCCATTGCGCAAATGCCCGGCAAGAACCGGCTCATTGCGGCGATCGGCCAGCGCCGTAGCTCGGGTGGAGCTCTCAAACGCGCCATCAACCGTTCGATGGGGCTTCAGGCGAAGTTGAGCCAGTACTCATCGGGGGCTACCTTTGTGGCGGAAGTTGTGAAAGCCGTGGGGTATGACGGCCTCAACGCAGTGTGGGAATCTCCGCTCAATGCGCCTTCCCTAGAGGAGATCGCAGCGCCACAGGCGTGGATCAATCGAATGAGGTGA
- the tilS gene encoding tRNA lysidine(34) synthetase TilS, which yields MSGPHKAVAAARNAVKDALDRAGLGPGDRLVVAVSGGSDSMALAHAALFVARHAGLLVATVTVDHGLRSESADEAEHVRALMEVAGADPAVAVHVDVSAPTISAGPEGGARSARYAALADTARQFTRDGAKVAVLLGHTADDQAETVLLGLGRGSGARSISGMRAVGPLPEFSDVMALRPFLNMRREELRAALRSTSTPWVEDPTNAPDSEWRAADGALLRRAAIRHEALPALERAVGSGVVQALARTAHLLQADDDALEAWAGREREVLGERPSIAKLRELPVAVRTRVIRHLALDAGARSGELTGWHIDHIDELITGPGGGRGVDLPGIRVAQQSGCIVFGSVGLNH from the coding sequence GTGAGCGGACCCCACAAGGCCGTCGCTGCGGCACGCAATGCAGTAAAGGATGCCCTTGACCGCGCGGGATTGGGGCCTGGTGATCGCCTCGTTGTGGCCGTATCGGGTGGATCGGACTCGATGGCGTTGGCGCATGCGGCACTCTTCGTTGCCCGGCACGCTGGCCTGTTGGTGGCAACGGTGACGGTGGACCATGGGTTGCGCAGCGAGTCCGCAGATGAGGCCGAACACGTTCGTGCGCTCATGGAAGTGGCCGGGGCGGATCCTGCGGTTGCCGTCCATGTTGATGTGTCTGCCCCCACCATTTCGGCCGGCCCAGAGGGCGGCGCGCGATCTGCCCGATACGCTGCGTTGGCAGATACCGCCCGCCAGTTCACACGCGATGGCGCAAAAGTGGCTGTTCTGCTGGGGCACACTGCTGATGACCAAGCTGAGACGGTACTGCTCGGATTAGGACGCGGATCGGGGGCGCGATCGATCAGCGGAATGCGTGCGGTGGGCCCATTGCCCGAGTTCTCCGATGTCATGGCGTTGCGCCCATTCTTGAACATGCGTCGCGAAGAATTACGTGCTGCCTTGCGCTCCACGTCCACGCCGTGGGTGGAGGATCCCACCAACGCTCCAGACTCTGAATGGCGCGCTGCAGATGGCGCACTTCTTCGCCGCGCAGCCATTCGTCACGAAGCGCTGCCCGCACTAGAGAGGGCCGTGGGTTCCGGGGTAGTCCAAGCGCTCGCCCGCACAGCGCATCTTCTTCAGGCCGACGACGACGCATTGGAAGCGTGGGCTGGGCGTGAGCGAGAGGTTCTGGGGGAGCGTCCTTCGATTGCGAAGCTGAGAGAGCTTCCGGTGGCGGTGCGCACTCGCGTGATCCGGCACTTGGCTCTGGATGCGGGGGCTCGGTCTGGTGAGTTGACTGGATGGCATATCGATCACATTGATGAGCTGATTACAGGGCCGGGCGGTGGGCGCGGAGTGGACCTGCCAGGGATCCGAGTGGCGCAACAATCCGGGTGCATCGTGTTTGGCAGCGTAGGCTTGAACCATTAA
- the ftsH gene encoding ATP-dependent zinc metalloprotease FtsH: MSLESSDTTPVEPAQIQPADGQEPSAPDDNPPAKGGKSGEPKNGKKSRWRLIAWVIAVVVLAATLVTWALTSADRFTTIRTSEGIELLQGSTIKRAEITEGTQRVRLWLTTPTKSMDDSGELHDAGEKVQFQYVEAQAQQVADLVADANPAQGYNSLVPQASVWDSILVMAIPMLIIIAFFIFFLPRMQGGPGGFTRLRDRSLEGDRPDVTFDDVAGEVEAVEELQEITQFLTSPERFHALGARIPRGVLLYGPPGTGKTLLARAVAGEAGVPFYSISASEFVEMYVGVGASRVRKLFEQAKQNSPAIVFVDEIDAVGRGRGVGIGGGNDEREQTLNQLLVELDGFDDRTNVILIAATNRPDVLDPALLRPGRFDRQVSVDAPDLPGREAILKVHAKGKPLAEEVSLLSVARRTPGFTGADLQNILNEAALLAARNGLETIGEHEVDEAIDRVLAGPQKQSRVMNAEDRRMTAYHEGGHALAAAALHHSDPVTKVTILPRGRALGYTMVMPTEDRYSVSRNELLDQLTYAMGGRAAEEAVFGDPSAGASNDIQKATETARTMVTEYGMSAKIGAVRLSDSDSDPMTGRGGGSSGLRHSDALSGTVDAEVRILLDEAFAEAWKIVVENRDVLDTLAARLLETETILENELQHIFSNVRKAPERPAWHLAANLPASTIPPIPLPASPAEAAHGSDSDAEEAFND; encoded by the coding sequence ATGAGCCTCGAATCGAGCGATACGACGCCCGTTGAACCGGCGCAGATCCAGCCGGCCGATGGACAGGAGCCTTCGGCACCTGATGACAATCCCCCTGCGAAGGGTGGAAAGAGTGGCGAGCCGAAGAATGGCAAGAAGTCACGATGGCGGTTGATCGCATGGGTGATTGCCGTTGTGGTCCTAGCGGCCACTCTTGTGACGTGGGCTCTGACATCCGCGGATCGTTTCACGACCATTCGTACTTCGGAAGGCATCGAACTCCTTCAGGGCTCCACAATCAAGCGTGCGGAAATAACTGAGGGCACGCAACGAGTTCGGCTTTGGCTCACCACACCGACCAAGTCGATGGACGATTCGGGAGAGCTTCATGACGCTGGTGAGAAGGTTCAGTTCCAGTACGTTGAAGCCCAGGCGCAGCAGGTAGCAGATCTCGTTGCTGATGCTAATCCTGCGCAAGGATATAACTCGCTGGTGCCGCAAGCCTCAGTATGGGATTCCATCCTTGTCATGGCGATTCCGATGCTCATCATCATCGCTTTCTTTATCTTCTTCCTACCTCGAATGCAGGGCGGCCCCGGGGGCTTCACTCGCCTGCGCGACCGCAGTCTGGAGGGTGACCGCCCCGACGTCACGTTTGACGATGTGGCGGGGGAGGTTGAGGCCGTCGAGGAGCTGCAGGAGATCACGCAGTTCCTGACCTCACCGGAACGCTTCCACGCACTCGGCGCTCGCATCCCCCGCGGAGTGCTCTTGTATGGCCCGCCCGGGACTGGCAAGACTCTGTTGGCGCGCGCCGTGGCTGGCGAAGCAGGCGTCCCGTTCTACTCGATATCTGCCTCCGAGTTTGTGGAGATGTATGTGGGCGTTGGCGCCTCCCGCGTGCGCAAGCTGTTCGAACAGGCAAAGCAGAACTCACCAGCCATCGTCTTTGTGGATGAGATCGATGCTGTGGGCCGTGGCCGCGGCGTGGGAATCGGTGGTGGAAACGATGAGCGCGAGCAGACGCTCAACCAGCTCCTGGTAGAACTCGACGGCTTCGATGATCGCACCAACGTCATCCTTATCGCTGCAACTAACAGACCAGACGTACTCGACCCGGCGCTGCTGCGCCCCGGACGCTTCGATCGCCAAGTTTCTGTGGATGCGCCGGATCTGCCTGGCCGCGAGGCTATCTTGAAGGTCCACGCCAAGGGGAAGCCATTGGCCGAAGAGGTTAGCCTACTTTCTGTTGCACGCCGAACTCCCGGTTTCACAGGTGCCGATCTCCAGAACATCCTGAACGAAGCGGCGCTCCTTGCCGCTCGTAATGGGTTGGAGACCATCGGCGAACACGAAGTGGATGAGGCAATCGACCGAGTGCTCGCGGGCCCGCAGAAGCAATCGCGCGTCATGAACGCCGAAGATAGGCGCATGACCGCGTATCACGAGGGAGGTCATGCGCTCGCGGCTGCCGCGCTGCACCACTCTGATCCGGTTACCAAGGTGACAATCCTGCCGCGCGGGCGGGCACTTGGATACACGATGGTCATGCCAACTGAAGACCGCTACTCCGTCTCACGCAACGAGCTTTTGGATCAACTGACATACGCCATGGGCGGGCGCGCGGCCGAGGAGGCCGTGTTTGGCGATCCGAGCGCTGGTGCATCAAATGACATTCAAAAGGCCACAGAAACGGCCCGGACGATGGTCACTGAGTACGGTATGAGTGCCAAGATCGGCGCGGTACGCCTCTCTGATTCTGATTCGGACCCGATGACGGGACGTGGCGGAGGAAGCAGCGGGCTCAGGCACTCAGACGCGCTGAGCGGAACTGTGGATGCCGAGGTACGCATACTCCTGGACGAGGCCTTCGCGGAGGCGTGGAAGATCGTCGTCGAGAATCGGGATGTACTTGATACCTTGGCAGCGCGGCTCTTGGAAACTGAGACGATCCTCGAAAACGAACTTCAGCACATTTTCTCCAACGTTCGAAAGGCACCCGAGCGCCCAGCTTGGCATCTTGCTGCCAACTTGCCAGCATCAACAATTCCGCCCATTCCCTTGCCTGCTAGCCCGGCCGAGGCTGCGCACGGCTCCGATAGTGATGCCGAGGAGGCATTCAATGACTGA
- a CDS encoding inorganic diphosphatase, with the protein MEFDVTIEIPKGNRNKYEVDHETGRIRLDRMLFTSTRYPDDYGFIDNTLGEDGDPLDALVLLEEPTFPGCVIKCRALGMFRMRDEHGGDDKVLCVPAGDQRASWRTEIEDVSEFHRLEIQHFFEVYKDLEPGKSVEGAHWVGRLDAEEEIRNSYQRLIDHEGEKQQH; encoded by the coding sequence ATGGAGTTCGATGTCACCATCGAGATTCCCAAGGGCAATCGCAACAAGTACGAAGTCGATCACGAGACGGGCAGGATCCGGCTCGACCGCATGCTTTTTACATCAACTCGCTACCCTGACGACTACGGCTTCATTGATAACACCCTCGGTGAGGACGGCGATCCTCTCGATGCGCTCGTTCTTCTCGAGGAGCCAACGTTCCCTGGCTGCGTGATCAAGTGCCGAGCGCTCGGTATGTTCCGCATGCGCGACGAACATGGCGGCGACGACAAGGTGCTGTGTGTTCCCGCTGGGGATCAGCGCGCCTCGTGGCGTACGGAGATCGAAGATGTCTCCGAGTTCCACCGTCTGGAGATCCAGCACTTTTTCGAGGTGTACAAGGATCTTGAACCAGGCAAGTCTGTGGAAGGTGCTCATTGGGTGGGACGTCTGGATGCTGAGGAAGAGATCCGCAACTCCTACCAACGCCTCATTGATCACGAAGGTGAGAAGCAGCAGCACTGA
- a CDS encoding D-alanyl-D-alanine carboxypeptidase/D-alanyl-D-alanine-endopeptidase, with protein sequence MKRRTQVAISAILALGGIYLLADAFDLTPGVLTTRPIVATAEAYPTVQARSETQAILPEFDSDAQIPDAAAVQSAIEAFQADDQVTGGSSIEFVDTATGDVLGSSNADVARTPASNTKLATAVVALEKLGPATTFPTTTTLSGSTLYLVGGGDTLLASGAGDETAIKGRAGIGDLAEATAAKLSEQGVSEVSVAVDSSLFSGSLYSSEVTGVDTGYIMEMRPLAIMQSRNANNQYTSNPDLQAGQALVDALVDLGISATLDGRATSPSDASELASVHSASVRELVDFMLTDSDNTTADVLGHLASIATGGEGTFESAGAQTVASLADLGYDVAGVSLVDNSGLSISNKLTTTILVQVFDNLYTCDGCNLEAIASGVPVMGLNGTLSDRSIGTVIAGKVHAKTGTLVTANALSGYLLTANGRLLTFSILVDGIEEGTTGLVRPVMDELLTTVAGL encoded by the coding sequence GTGAAACGACGAACACAGGTGGCCATCTCGGCGATACTAGCGCTCGGTGGAATCTACCTCCTTGCGGATGCATTCGATCTTACCCCGGGTGTCCTCACAACGCGGCCCATTGTGGCCACGGCGGAAGCTTACCCAACTGTGCAAGCGCGGAGCGAAACCCAGGCCATTCTCCCGGAGTTCGATTCAGATGCGCAGATTCCCGATGCGGCGGCCGTCCAGAGTGCCATTGAAGCCTTTCAGGCTGACGATCAAGTGACTGGCGGTTCCTCCATCGAGTTTGTGGATACGGCAACAGGTGATGTGCTGGGATCTTCGAATGCCGATGTGGCTCGTACCCCGGCCTCTAACACGAAGCTTGCAACCGCCGTCGTCGCACTTGAGAAACTGGGCCCAGCCACCACGTTCCCGACCACAACCACCCTCTCCGGATCCACCCTGTATCTGGTGGGTGGCGGGGATACCCTGCTCGCTTCGGGCGCGGGCGATGAGACCGCGATTAAGGGACGGGCCGGCATAGGCGATTTGGCAGAAGCTACGGCAGCCAAGCTATCTGAACAGGGCGTCTCGGAAGTCTCGGTTGCCGTGGACTCGTCGCTCTTTTCTGGATCGCTGTACAGCTCTGAAGTTACGGGAGTAGATACCGGCTACATCATGGAAATGCGGCCATTGGCTATCATGCAGTCGCGCAACGCCAACAATCAGTACACCTCCAATCCCGATCTGCAGGCGGGTCAGGCGCTCGTGGATGCGCTGGTGGACCTGGGTATCTCGGCCACTCTGGACGGGAGAGCCACGTCGCCGTCGGACGCGAGCGAACTTGCCTCCGTGCACAGTGCCAGCGTTCGCGAACTGGTGGACTTCATGTTGACTGATTCGGACAACACAACTGCAGATGTGCTTGGGCACCTTGCCTCGATCGCCACAGGTGGTGAGGGAACATTCGAGAGTGCGGGGGCACAAACTGTAGCTTCTTTGGCCGATTTGGGTTACGACGTCGCGGGTGTCAGCCTCGTTGACAACTCTGGACTCTCGATTTCCAACAAGCTCACCACTACGATTCTCGTGCAGGTTTTTGACAACCTCTACACGTGCGACGGCTGCAACCTTGAAGCGATCGCCTCTGGAGTTCCGGTGATGGGTCTGAACGGCACGCTTTCGGATCGCTCGATCGGAACGGTCATCGCGGGTAAGGTGCACGCGAAAACGGGCACACTCGTGACCGCCAATGCACTCTCCGGTTATCTCCTGACCGCCAACGGCCGCCTCCTGACCTTCTCGATCCTCGTGGATGGCATCGAGGAAGGAACAACTGGCTTGGTGCGCCCGGTGATGGACGAACTCCTCACCACTGTGGCAGGTCTGTAA